The following are encoded in a window of Lacinutrix sp. WUR7 genomic DNA:
- a CDS encoding c-type cytochrome produces the protein MKQVIHRKLSATILRLSLIILLTFSMALSAQEGDPAKGKSLFNANCAACHKLDKKMTGPALRNVEQRLSDDEGLDKAWLAAWIRNSSGVIKSGDAYANKIYNEFGGAAMTAFPQLSDEDIDNVLAYTAEEAKAPAQGASTQVGMTPASGSGDTVSNKLILGALAVLFGLLALALVLVNKTLRRFADAKGVDVSSDKSVPLWKAFAQNQFLVLVTAIFFLLASGYFVYGFFMQVGVDQGYQPVQPIHFSHKIHAGDNGIDCKYCHSSARVSKTSGIPSLNVCMNCHKSVYEYTGETSAEYTKEFYDGEIQKLYAAAGWNDADQKYSGNPQPVKWIRIHNLPDFAYFNHSQHVTVAGLECQTCHGPVEEMEIVSQFAPLTMGWCINCHRETNVKVKDNAYYTKIHEELSKKYGVEQLTAAQMGGLECGKCHY, from the coding sequence ATGAAACAGGTGATTCACCGTAAATTAAGTGCAACTATTCTTCGTTTAAGCTTAATTATCTTACTAACGTTTTCCATGGCGCTTTCTGCTCAAGAAGGTGATCCAGCAAAGGGTAAATCTTTATTTAATGCAAATTGTGCTGCTTGTCATAAGTTAGACAAGAAAATGACCGGGCCAGCTTTACGTAATGTAGAGCAACGTTTGTCAGATGATGAAGGTTTAGATAAAGCATGGCTTGCTGCATGGATTCGTAATAGTTCAGGAGTAATTAAGTCTGGAGATGCATACGCAAACAAGATTTACAATGAGTTTGGAGGAGCTGCAATGACTGCCTTCCCTCAATTGTCAGATGAAGATATTGATAATGTTTTAGCATATACTGCTGAAGAAGCAAAAGCGCCAGCGCAAGGAGCATCTACGCAAGTAGGAATGACTCCAGCTTCAGGAAGTGGAGATACTGTTTCTAATAAGTTAATTCTAGGAGCCCTAGCTGTATTGTTTGGTCTTTTAGCATTAGCATTAGTTTTAGTAAATAAAACGCTTCGCAGATTTGCCGATGCTAAAGGAGTAGATGTTTCAAGCGATAAAAGTGTGCCTTTATGGAAAGCTTTTGCTCAAAATCAATTCTTAGTATTGGTTACTGCTATTTTCTTTTTATTAGCTAGTGGCTATTTTGTTTATGGTTTTTTTATGCAAGTAGGTGTAGATCAAGGATACCAACCAGTACAACCAATACATTTTTCACATAAAATTCATGCTGGAGATAACGGTATCGATTGTAAATACTGTCACTCTTCTGCAAGAGTTAGTAAAACATCAGGAATACCTTCTTTAAATGTTTGTATGAACTGTCATAAATCGGTTTATGAATATACTGGAGAAACATCTGCAGAATATACTAAAGAGTTTTACGATGGAGAAATCCAGAAATTATATGCAGCAGCAGGTTGGAATGATGCAGATCAAAAATATTCAGGAAATCCGCAACCAGTAAAATGGATACGTATTCATAATTTACCTGATTTCGCATACTTTAATCACTCACAACACGTAACGGTTGCAGGGTTAGAATGTCAAACATGTCATGGTCCTGTTGAAGAAATGGAAATTGTTAGCCAATTTGCTCCTCTAACAATGGGTTGGTGTATTAACTGTCACAGAGAAACTAATGTGAAAGTAAAAGACAATGCATACTATACAAAAATTCACGAAGAATTATCTAAGAAATATGGTGTTGAGCAGTTAACTGCAGCGCAAATGGGTGGATTAGAATGTGGTAAATGTCACTACTAA
- a CDS encoding TAT-variant-translocated molybdopterin oxidoreductase: MSSNKKYWKSVEELNENSSIVETLKQNEFVEEIPTDEFLGDKDTLESSSTTRRDFLKYVGFSTAAASLAACEGPVIKSIPYVVQPEEIIPGVANYYATTIANGFDFASVLVKTREGRPIKIENNTMAPSNGSANARVNASVLGLYDSLRVQGPMQGENAISWTELDNTMMQKLEAVKGSGKDIVLLTQTFASPSTSKLISEFTSKYGNVRHVVYDAISESAALDAYQAKYGERALANYDFSKAMTIVSVGADFLGDWQGGGFDSGYAKNKIPTHGKMSRHIQIESNMSLSGANADKRIPLTPSLQKVALAKLYSYVVGGSVSGTLPEATDKAIRQAASQLKKAGRNGVVVTGLQDVDAQTVVLEINEALNSKAFDTTSPIQTRQGNDKAVNALVADMKAGKVGALIMSGVNPLYTLPNASDFAEGLNNKDLVSVCFSMKADETATAATYIAAAPHYLESWGDVEMKKGQFALMQPTIRPLFDTRQFQDTLLKWTGSEVSFHDYIKQNWKSSVVSGGSFNKALHDGVFVTGSTLGGANGASSNTVHSTSTELNDKKDRTWVGGVIHDAAVGVGIKEEDKDTYTTTTSSTTTSNGGSVAGISAKSGGDAARALVASAKTSPLELTLYSKTGMGDGQQANNPWLQEFPDPITRTTWDNYLTMSAKDAEKFGVRNWHVATGGLNSSLVELTVNGITEVLPVIIQPGQAVGSLGMSFGFGRKNGLKEEMQTGKNAFPFYQDFNTVQNDVSVKLVPGEHEFACVQLHNTLMGRGDIIKETTLEVFNTKDKKHWNAIPVVSYNHDEIPVTSKDADLWDEFDRSIGHHFNLSIDLNACTGCGACVIACHAENNVPVVGKEEIRRSRDMHWLRIDRYYSSETTFAGDNEKKDNISGLSSSLSEFGELEHASDNPQVAFQPVMCQHCNHAPCETVCPVAATSHGRQGQNHMAYNRCVGTRYCANNCPYKVRRFNWFLYNGNDEFDYHMNDDLGRMVLNPDVVVRSRGVMEKCSMCIQKTQKTILDAKRDGREIKDGEFQTACSAACSSGAMVFGDINDKESKVAELLEDNRMYHLLESVGTKPNVQYHTKVRNTTEA, translated from the coding sequence ATGTCATCAAACAAGAAATACTGGAAAAGTGTTGAGGAGCTAAACGAAAATAGCTCTATTGTTGAGACGCTAAAACAAAACGAATTTGTTGAAGAAATTCCTACAGACGAATTTTTAGGAGATAAAGACACTTTAGAGTCTTCTTCAACTACACGTCGTGATTTCTTAAAATATGTTGGTTTTAGTACAGCAGCAGCATCTCTTGCTGCCTGTGAAGGACCAGTTATTAAATCGATTCCTTATGTAGTGCAACCAGAAGAAATTATTCCTGGAGTAGCAAACTACTATGCAACTACCATTGCAAATGGATTTGATTTTGCATCTGTTTTAGTTAAAACTCGCGAAGGTCGTCCTATTAAAATCGAAAACAATACCATGGCTCCTTCTAATGGAAGTGCTAATGCTAGAGTGAATGCTTCGGTTTTAGGATTGTATGATAGTTTAAGAGTTCAAGGTCCAATGCAAGGCGAAAACGCTATTTCATGGACAGAACTTGATAACACAATGATGCAGAAACTAGAAGCTGTTAAAGGTTCTGGTAAAGACATTGTTTTATTAACACAAACTTTTGCTAGTCCATCAACTTCAAAATTAATTTCAGAGTTTACATCAAAGTATGGTAATGTTCGTCATGTAGTTTATGATGCTATTTCAGAATCTGCTGCATTAGATGCTTACCAAGCGAAGTACGGTGAACGTGCTTTAGCAAATTATGATTTCTCTAAAGCAATGACCATAGTTTCTGTTGGTGCTGACTTTTTAGGAGATTGGCAAGGTGGAGGTTTTGATTCTGGATATGCGAAGAACAAAATTCCAACACATGGAAAAATGTCTCGCCATATTCAAATAGAGTCTAATATGTCTTTATCTGGAGCAAATGCAGATAAACGTATTCCTTTAACACCAAGTTTACAAAAAGTAGCGTTAGCTAAACTATATTCTTATGTGGTTGGTGGTTCTGTTTCAGGAACGTTACCAGAAGCAACGGATAAAGCAATTCGTCAAGCAGCTTCTCAGCTTAAAAAAGCAGGAAGAAACGGAGTTGTTGTAACTGGTTTACAAGATGTAGATGCGCAAACAGTAGTTTTAGAAATAAACGAAGCTTTAAACTCTAAAGCCTTCGATACTACTTCGCCAATACAAACAAGACAAGGAAATGATAAAGCAGTAAATGCTTTAGTTGCTGATATGAAAGCAGGTAAAGTTGGTGCTTTAATTATGAGTGGAGTAAATCCATTATATACCTTACCAAATGCTTCAGATTTTGCTGAAGGATTAAATAATAAAGATTTAGTTTCTGTTTGTTTTTCAATGAAAGCAGATGAAACAGCTACAGCTGCAACATATATTGCGGCAGCACCTCATTATTTAGAATCTTGGGGAGATGTAGAAATGAAAAAAGGACAATTCGCTTTAATGCAACCAACAATTCGTCCATTGTTTGATACAAGACAATTTCAAGACACTTTATTAAAGTGGACGGGAAGTGAAGTATCATTTCATGATTATATTAAACAAAATTGGAAGTCTAGTGTCGTAAGTGGCGGTTCTTTTAACAAAGCATTACATGATGGTGTTTTTGTAACTGGATCTACTCTAGGAGGAGCAAATGGTGCTTCATCTAATACTGTGCATAGTACTTCTACAGAATTAAACGATAAAAAAGATAGAACTTGGGTTGGTGGTGTCATTCATGATGCTGCTGTTGGAGTTGGAATAAAAGAAGAAGATAAAGATACATATACAACTACTACATCTTCTACTACAACATCAAACGGTGGTTCTGTAGCCGGAATATCTGCTAAATCTGGTGGTGATGCAGCAAGAGCTTTAGTAGCTTCAGCGAAAACATCTCCATTAGAGTTAACCTTATATTCTAAAACAGGAATGGGAGATGGTCAACAAGCCAATAACCCATGGTTACAAGAATTTCCAGATCCTATTACAAGAACAACTTGGGATAACTACTTAACAATGTCTGCTAAAGATGCCGAGAAATTTGGTGTTAGAAACTGGCATGTTGCAACAGGTGGTTTAAACTCTAGTTTAGTAGAATTAACCGTTAATGGTATTACAGAAGTTCTTCCAGTAATTATTCAACCAGGTCAAGCTGTTGGATCTTTAGGAATGTCTTTTGGTTTTGGACGTAAAAACGGATTAAAAGAAGAAATGCAAACGGGTAAGAATGCATTCCCTTTTTACCAAGACTTTAATACAGTGCAAAATGATGTATCTGTAAAACTTGTACCTGGTGAGCATGAATTTGCTTGTGTTCAATTACACAACACATTAATGGGTCGTGGAGATATTATAAAGGAAACAACTTTAGAAGTATTTAATACGAAAGATAAAAAACATTGGAATGCAATTCCTGTAGTTTCATATAATCACGATGAAATTCCAGTAACCTCAAAAGATGCAGATCTTTGGGATGAGTTTGATCGTTCTATCGGACATCACTTTAACTTATCTATTGATTTAAATGCTTGTACAGGTTGTGGAGCATGTGTTATTGCATGTCATGCAGAAAACAATGTGCCTGTTGTAGGTAAAGAAGAAATAAGACGTAGTCGTGATATGCACTGGTTGCGTATTGATAGATATTATTCTTCAGAAACTACTTTTGCAGGAGATAACGAAAAGAAAGATAATATATCTGGATTAAGTAGTTCATTAAGTGAATTTGGTGAATTGGAGCATGCGTCAGATAATCCTCAGGTAGCTTTTCAACCAGTAATGTGTCAACATTGTAATCACGCACCTTGTGAAACTGTTTGTCCAGTTGCTGCAACATCGCATGGTCGTCAAGGTCAAAATCACATGGCATATAACCGTTGTGTAGGTACAAGATATTGTGCAAACAACTGTCCGTATAAAGTGCGTCGTTTTAACTGGTTCCTATATAATGGGAATGATGAGTTTGACTACCACATGAATGATGATTTAGGACGTATGGTATTAAACCCAGATGTTGTTGTTCGTTCTCGTGGTGTGATGGAAAAATGTTCTATGTGTATTCAAAAAACACAAAAAACCATTTTAGACGCAAAACGTGATGGACGTGAGATTAAAGATGGTGAATTCCAAACCGCTTGTTCAGCTGCATGTAGTAGTGGAGCAATGGTATTTGGAGATATCAACGATAAAGAATCTAAAGTTGCAGAACTTTTAGAAGATAACCGTATGTATCACTTATTAGAGAGTGTTGGAACTAAGCCTAACGTGCAGTACCATACTAAAGTGAGAAATACAACCGAAGCATAA
- the nrfD gene encoding NrfD/PsrC family molybdoenzyme membrane anchor subunit has protein sequence MASHYEAPIRRPLVTGEKSYHDVTVDVARPIEGTANKQWWIVFSIALVAFLWGIGCILYTVSTGIGTWGLNKTVGWAWDITNFVWWVGIGHAGTLISAVLLLFRQKWRMAINRSAEAMTIFSVVQAGLFPIIHMGRPWLGYWVLPIPNQFGSLWVNFNSPLLWDVFAISTYLSVSLVFWWTGLLPDFAMIRDRATRPFQKKIYALLSFGWSGRAKDWQRFEEVSLVLAGLATPLVLSVHTIVSFDFATSVIPGWHTTIFPPYFVAGAVFSGFAMVNTLLIIMRKVCNLEDYITVQHIELMNIVIMITGSIVGVAYITELFIAWYSGVEYEQFAFLNRATGPYWWAYWSMMTCNVISPQFMWFKKLRTSIMFSFFISIVVNIGMWFERFVIIVTSLHRDYLPSSWTMFSPTFVDIGIFIGTIGFFFVLFLLYSRTFPVIAQAEVKTILKSSGERYKKIRERGDSLVGTGADSRTSEKPVTASKPKADKVTAAPKEDTSNRVTNLLGTIGTFDPNTQTADNLKKINGVGPKMEEVLNSIGIYTFLQVSKMTKNEYDLLDSITESFPGRAERDDWAGQAKQLIN, from the coding sequence ATGGCGTCTCATTACGAAGCACCTATTAGAAGACCTTTAGTTACAGGTGAAAAATCATACCACGATGTTACTGTGGATGTGGCAAGACCTATAGAAGGTACAGCAAATAAGCAATGGTGGATAGTATTTTCTATTGCATTAGTCGCTTTTCTATGGGGAATTGGATGTATACTTTACACCGTATCTACAGGTATTGGAACTTGGGGTCTAAACAAGACCGTTGGTTGGGCTTGGGATATTACTAACTTTGTTTGGTGGGTAGGTATCGGTCACGCAGGAACACTTATTTCTGCAGTACTTCTACTTTTCCGTCAAAAATGGAGAATGGCAATTAACCGTTCTGCAGAAGCAATGACAATTTTCTCAGTAGTTCAAGCAGGTTTATTTCCAATTATACACATGGGAAGACCATGGTTAGGATATTGGGTATTACCAATACCAAATCAATTTGGATCTCTTTGGGTAAACTTTAACTCCCCATTACTTTGGGATGTATTTGCGATTTCTACGTATTTATCGGTATCATTAGTTTTCTGGTGGACAGGTTTATTACCAGATTTCGCAATGATTAGAGATAGAGCAACAAGACCTTTTCAAAAGAAAATATATGCCTTATTAAGTTTTGGTTGGTCTGGACGTGCTAAAGATTGGCAACGTTTTGAAGAAGTATCTTTAGTACTTGCTGGTTTAGCAACTCCTTTAGTACTTTCTGTACACACGATTGTATCTTTTGATTTCGCAACATCTGTTATTCCAGGTTGGCATACTACCATATTCCCTCCTTACTTTGTTGCAGGTGCAGTATTCTCAGGATTTGCAATGGTAAATACACTTCTTATTATTATGAGAAAAGTGTGTAACCTTGAAGATTATATTACAGTACAACACATCGAGTTAATGAACATTGTAATTATGATTACGGGTTCTATAGTTGGTGTAGCATATATCACAGAGTTATTTATTGCTTGGTATTCTGGTGTAGAATATGAACAATTCGCATTCTTAAATAGAGCAACAGGACCTTACTGGTGGGCATATTGGTCAATGATGACATGTAATGTTATTTCTCCGCAGTTCATGTGGTTTAAAAAATTAAGAACAAGTATTATGTTCTCATTCTTTATATCTATTGTGGTAAACATAGGTATGTGGTTCGAACGTTTCGTAATTATTGTAACATCATTACATAGAGATTACTTACCATCATCATGGACAATGTTCTCTCCTACATTTGTAGATATAGGAATATTTATTGGTACCATAGGGTTCTTCTTTGTATTATTCTTATTATACTCTAGAACTTTTCCAGTAATTGCACAAGCAGAGGTTAAGACCATTTTAAAATCTTCTGGTGAACGTTATAAGAAAATTAGAGAAAGAGGAGATAGCCTAGTTGGAACAGGAGCAGATTCTAGAACATCTGAAAAACCAGTTACAGCTTCTAAACCTAAAGCGGATAAAGTAACAGCGGCTCCTAAGGAAGATACTTCTAATAGAGTAACAAACCTTTTAGGAACTATAGGAACTTTTGATCCCAATACACAAACAGCAGATAATCTTAAAAAGATTAATGGTGTTGGACCAAAAATGGAAGAAGTATTAAATAGCATTGGTATTTATACTTTCTTACAAGTAAGTAAGATGACTAAAAATGAATACGACTTGTTAGATTCTATTACAGAATCATTCCCAGGAAGAGCAGAACGTGACGATTGGGCAGGACAAGCTAAACAACTAATAAACTAA
- a CDS encoding DUF3341 domain-containing protein — MEASKVIHAIYTDDDVLMNAVKAVKAEKYHIEEIYTPFPVHGLDKAMGLAPTRIAIASFMYGCVGLAVATLMMNFIMIEDWPQNIGGKPSFSYIENMPAFVPIMFELTVFFAAHLMVITFYLRSRMWPFKKAENPDPRTTDDHFLMEIAVHGNENELTTLLNKTGAVEVNIIDKEDEH, encoded by the coding sequence ATGGAAGCTTCAAAAGTAATTCACGCTATTTATACAGACGACGATGTGTTAATGAATGCTGTTAAGGCCGTAAAAGCCGAAAAGTATCACATTGAAGAAATATATACCCCTTTTCCAGTTCACGGACTAGACAAGGCAATGGGATTAGCTCCAACAAGAATAGCAATTGCATCCTTTATGTATGGATGTGTTGGTTTAGCAGTAGCAACCTTAATGATGAATTTCATTATGATTGAAGACTGGCCACAAAATATTGGTGGTAAACCTAGTTTTAGTTATATCGAGAACATGCCGGCATTTGTGCCAATTATGTTTGAGTTAACGGTATTCTTTGCTGCACACTTAATGGTTATTACATTTTATTTACGTAGTAGAATGTGGCCCTTTAAAAAAGCAGAAAATCCAGATCCTAGAACAACAGATGATCATTTTTTAATGGAAATTGCTGTTCATGGTAATGAAAATGAACTAACAACACTGTTAAACAAAACAGGTGCTGTAGAAGTAAATATTATTGATAAAGAAGATGAACATTAA
- a CDS encoding cytochrome c — MKHLIKIFVFVLVVSSIVSCKKDSRPNYQFMPNMYEPVPYEAYGESTAFANGVEAQLPVEGTIPRGFTPFEIANTTAGYEEAKANLVSPLAAGQYDEDKAKDLYNIYCGICHGNKGNGQGNLVKREKILGIPSYDDAGRAINAGSIYHTIYYGKNAMGSYANQLNEEERWQVVAYVLTLKADLEK, encoded by the coding sequence ATGAAGCATTTAATAAAAATATTTGTATTCGTACTTGTAGTAAGTTCAATAGTATCTTGTAAAAAAGATTCGAGACCTAACTATCAATTCATGCCTAACATGTATGAACCTGTACCTTATGAGGCGTATGGCGAGTCTACTGCATTTGCAAATGGAGTAGAAGCACAATTACCAGTAGAAGGAACTATACCAAGAGGATTTACTCCTTTTGAAATAGCAAATACTACAGCAGGTTACGAAGAAGCTAAAGCAAATTTAGTAAGTCCATTGGCAGCTGGTCAATATGACGAAGATAAGGCGAAAGACTTATACAATATTTATTGTGGTATTTGCCATGGTAATAAAGGTAACGGACAAGGAAACTTAGTGAAACGTGAAAAAATACTAGGTATACCAAGTTATGACGATGCAGGAAGAGCTATTAATGCAGGAAGTATTTACCATACTATTTATTATGGTAAAAATGCAATGGGTTCTTACGCAAACCAACTTAACGAAGAAGAACGTTGGCAAGTAGTTGCTTATGTTTTAACGTTGAAAGCTGATTTAGAAAAATAA